One Natrinema marinum genomic window carries:
- a CDS encoding DUF7344 domain-containing protein, translating into MRETEGEAAALTAEVTPSLDLVFELLSSSRRRYALYYLNEQPDGVASIESLTENVVALERTADATAEDEPTIGSSTDHDAATSESEVQMELQHIHLPKLEDAGLLEHDRRSETVRYWSQPSLEEWLEHAYHKEIA; encoded by the coding sequence ATGCGTGAAACGGAGGGAGAGGCGGCGGCACTGACAGCGGAGGTGACGCCGTCGTTAGATCTCGTTTTCGAACTGCTCTCGAGCAGCCGACGACGGTACGCGCTCTACTACCTCAACGAGCAACCGGACGGCGTCGCGTCGATCGAAAGCCTCACCGAAAACGTGGTCGCCCTCGAGCGAACGGCCGACGCGACGGCGGAGGACGAACCGACGATCGGGTCGAGTACCGACCACGACGCGGCGACATCGGAATCGGAGGTGCAGATGGAACTCCAACATATCCACCTGCCGAAACTCGAGGACGCGGGACTACTCGAACACGATCGCCGGAGCGAGACGGTGCGATACTGGAGTCAGCCGTCGCTCGAGGAGTGGCTCGAGCACGCTTATCACAAGGAGATCGCGTAA
- the sod gene encoding superoxide dismutase, with product MADHELPPLPYDYDALEPSISEQVLTWHHDTHHQGYVNGLNAAEETLAENREEGDFGSTPGALSNVTHNGCGHYLHTLFWENMSPNGGGEPEGDLADRIEEDFGSYEGWKGEFEAAAGAAGGWALLVYDPVAKQLRNVAVDKHDQGALWGSHPILALDVWEHSYYYDYGPDRGEFIDAFFDVVNWEKAATEYQKCLDHFE from the coding sequence ATGGCTGATCACGAACTTCCACCACTTCCGTACGATTACGACGCGCTCGAACCGTCCATTTCCGAGCAGGTCCTGACCTGGCATCACGACACCCACCATCAGGGGTACGTAAACGGCCTCAACGCCGCCGAGGAGACCCTCGCGGAGAACCGCGAGGAGGGCGACTTCGGCTCGACGCCGGGCGCCCTGAGCAACGTCACCCACAACGGCTGTGGCCACTATCTCCACACGCTGTTCTGGGAGAACATGTCTCCCAACGGCGGCGGCGAGCCCGAGGGCGACCTCGCCGACCGCATCGAGGAGGATTTCGGCTCCTACGAGGGCTGGAAGGGCGAGTTCGAGGCCGCTGCCGGTGCCGCCGGCGGCTGGGCACTGCTGGTCTACGACCCGGTCGCAAAGCAGCTGCGTAACGTCGCAGTCGACAAGCACGACCAGGGCGCGCTCTGGGGCTCTCACCCCATCCTCGCGCTGGACGTCTGGGAACACTCCTACTACTACGACTACGGTCCGGACCGCGGCGAGTTCATCGACGCCTTCTTCGACGTTGTCAACTGGGAGAAGGCCGCAACGGAGTACCAGAAGTGCCTCGACCACTTCGAGTAA
- a CDS encoding FAD-binding and (Fe-S)-binding domain-containing protein produces the protein MAAEDSGVDATGEAGDGQPGRPPSETGRSPAGEALATDLRTVCDGDVRFDEYTRVLYATDGSIYGAQPAGVVFPQNTDDVRAAVRVAADHGAPVLPRGAGSSLAGQAVGPGCVVLDLSRHMDAIRDIDPDARQAVVQPGVVQDDLDAALEPHGLRFAPDPASSNRATIGGGIGNNSTGAHSVRYGITDAYVEECEVVLADGSLIRTRDIVLDSPEWERIVSEDDREAELYRTVRALVEDNADEIESRYPKLKRSVSGYNLQKVIRTTEDGKQVVNLSKLLVGAEGTLGVVVEATLSLVTQPEETALAVCCYDDLLEALAAVPDALACEASAVELMDEEVFRLAAESTEYAEYAEPIPDGTAAALMLEFDSEVIDDLPDAITAATDRLVEEGAAFDALEAFAPAKQETLWKLRKAAIPLLMSMEGDPKPYPFVEDASVPPDELAEYVAGFQEVLEDHDTTAAYFAHAGVGTLHIRPVLNLKDGDDVETMRAIADDVTDLVVEHNGSFSGEHGDGLARTEFNPKLYGPDLWTAFQELKSAFDPDWRMNPGKVVYRDEDPTDIREHLRYGPDYASLEPRTALDFDDDGGFSHLVELCNGCGTCRQTDGDVMCPTYRATEEEIATTRGRANLLRAAISGEIDPEELYGDRFQEEVLDLCIGCKGCQSDCPTGVDLAKLKTEVKHQYHEREGTSRRERLFANVDRLASLGSAFAPLANRATELPGARTLLEKTVGIAPDRTLPTFRRETLVDWYAERGPKVDPAAATAGVVLYPDTDTNYSNPESGKAAVEVLEAAGLHVAIPDLGPTGRAAYSQGMLEVAADQGRALLADLEPFLERGWSVLFVEPSDAAMVVDEYRSLLADDRVEALAANAYGVCEYIDRNRLDEAIAFDGSEMADTALAFHGHCHQTARGADHHAVGVLRRAGYAVDPVDSGCCGMAGSFGYEAEHHDLSKAIGSLLREKLEDSADSMDGTDEPTVVAPGTSCRTQVGDFEGYDRPAHPVELLARGLDAAQ, from the coding sequence ATGGCTGCCGAGGACAGCGGTGTCGACGCGACGGGCGAGGCCGGAGATGGACAGCCGGGACGACCGCCCAGCGAGACCGGCCGTTCTCCGGCCGGCGAGGCGCTCGCGACAGACCTTCGGACCGTCTGCGACGGCGATGTCCGGTTCGACGAGTACACGCGCGTGCTCTACGCGACGGACGGGAGTATCTACGGTGCACAGCCGGCCGGCGTCGTCTTCCCGCAGAATACGGACGACGTACGGGCGGCGGTCCGCGTCGCCGCCGACCACGGCGCGCCGGTCCTGCCTCGCGGGGCGGGTTCCTCGCTTGCCGGCCAAGCGGTCGGGCCGGGCTGTGTCGTCCTCGATCTGTCGCGCCACATGGACGCGATCCGCGACATCGATCCCGACGCACGGCAAGCTGTCGTCCAGCCGGGTGTCGTACAGGACGACCTCGACGCCGCACTCGAGCCCCACGGCCTCCGGTTCGCGCCCGACCCGGCCTCTTCGAACCGGGCGACGATCGGCGGCGGGATCGGCAACAATTCGACGGGGGCACACTCGGTGCGCTACGGCATCACCGACGCCTACGTCGAGGAGTGTGAGGTCGTCCTCGCGGACGGCTCGCTGATCCGCACGCGGGATATCGTCCTCGATAGCCCCGAGTGGGAACGGATCGTCTCGGAAGACGACCGCGAGGCCGAACTCTACCGGACGGTCCGGGCGCTCGTCGAGGACAACGCCGACGAGATCGAGTCACGCTATCCGAAACTCAAACGCAGCGTCAGCGGATACAACCTGCAGAAGGTCATCCGAACGACCGAGGACGGGAAGCAGGTTGTGAACCTCTCGAAGCTGCTGGTCGGCGCGGAGGGAACGCTCGGCGTCGTCGTCGAGGCCACGCTCTCGCTCGTGACCCAGCCCGAGGAGACCGCCCTCGCCGTCTGCTGTTACGACGACTTGCTCGAGGCGCTCGCCGCCGTCCCCGACGCCCTCGCGTGCGAGGCCAGCGCGGTCGAACTCATGGACGAGGAGGTGTTCCGACTCGCGGCCGAGTCGACGGAGTACGCCGAGTACGCGGAGCCGATTCCCGACGGCACGGCGGCAGCGCTGATGCTCGAGTTCGACTCCGAGGTCATCGACGACCTCCCGGACGCGATCACCGCGGCGACCGATCGGCTCGTCGAAGAGGGAGCGGCCTTCGACGCGCTCGAGGCGTTTGCGCCCGCGAAACAGGAGACGCTCTGGAAGCTCCGGAAGGCCGCGATCCCGCTGTTGATGAGCATGGAAGGCGATCCGAAGCCGTACCCGTTCGTCGAGGACGCCTCCGTTCCGCCCGATGAGCTCGCCGAGTACGTCGCGGGCTTTCAGGAAGTTCTCGAGGACCACGACACCACGGCCGCCTACTTCGCGCACGCGGGCGTCGGCACGCTCCACATTCGGCCGGTGTTGAACCTCAAGGACGGGGACGATGTCGAGACGATGCGCGCGATCGCCGACGACGTAACCGATCTCGTCGTCGAGCACAACGGCTCCTTTTCGGGCGAGCACGGCGACGGCCTCGCGCGGACGGAGTTCAACCCGAAGCTGTACGGCCCGGACCTCTGGACCGCCTTTCAGGAGCTCAAGTCGGCGTTCGATCCGGACTGGCGGATGAATCCCGGAAAGGTCGTCTATCGTGACGAGGACCCGACGGACATCCGCGAACACCTCCGATACGGGCCGGACTACGCCTCGCTCGAGCCGCGGACGGCGCTCGACTTCGACGACGACGGCGGCTTCTCCCACCTCGTGGAGCTCTGCAACGGCTGTGGGACCTGCCGGCAGACCGACGGCGACGTGATGTGTCCGACCTACCGGGCGACAGAAGAGGAGATCGCGACCACGCGGGGGCGAGCCAACCTGCTCCGGGCGGCGATCAGCGGCGAGATCGACCCGGAGGAACTGTACGGCGATCGGTTTCAGGAAGAGGTGCTCGATCTCTGTATCGGCTGTAAGGGCTGTCAGAGCGACTGCCCGACGGGGGTCGACCTCGCGAAGCTCAAGACCGAGGTCAAACACCAGTACCACGAACGCGAGGGGACGAGCCGCCGGGAGCGGCTGTTCGCGAACGTCGATCGGCTGGCGTCACTGGGAAGCGCGTTCGCACCGCTGGCGAACCGCGCGACGGAGCTACCCGGTGCGCGGACGCTCCTCGAGAAGACCGTCGGGATCGCCCCCGACCGAACCCTGCCGACGTTTCGGCGGGAGACGCTGGTCGACTGGTACGCGGAGCGAGGCCCGAAGGTGGATCCAGCGGCTGCCACTGCGGGGGTGGTCCTCTACCCCGACACGGACACGAACTACTCGAATCCCGAATCGGGGAAGGCGGCGGTCGAGGTCCTCGAGGCAGCGGGACTCCACGTTGCGATCCCCGATCTGGGTCCGACGGGACGCGCGGCCTACTCCCAGGGGATGCTCGAGGTCGCGGCCGACCAGGGCCGGGCGCTGCTTGCCGACCTCGAGCCCTTCCTCGAGCGCGGCTGGTCGGTCCTGTTCGTCGAGCCCTCGGACGCGGCGATGGTCGTCGACGAGTACCGCTCGCTGCTCGCGGACGACCGCGTCGAGGCGCTCGCGGCCAACGCCTACGGCGTCTGCGAGTACATAGACCGGAATCGGCTGGACGAGGCGATCGCGTTCGACGGGAGCGAGATGGCGGACACAGCGCTGGCCTTTCACGGCCACTGCCACCAGACGGCCCGCGGCGCGGACCACCACGCCGTCGGCGTCCTTCGACGAGCGGGCTACGCCGTCGATCCCGTCGACTCGGGCTGTTGTGGCATGGCCGGGAGCTTCGGCTACGAGGCCGAACACCACGACCTCTCGAAGGCGATCGGATCGTTGCTACGAGAGAAACTCGAGGACAGCGCGGACTCGATGGACGGAACCGACGAACCGACCGTGGTCGCGCCTGGGACTTCCTGTCGGACGCAGGTGGGTGACTTCGAAGGGTACGACCGGCCGGCCCATCCCGTCGAGCTCCTTGCGCGCGGACTCGACGCCGCGCAGTAG
- the ndk gene encoding nucleoside-diphosphate kinase, with protein sequence MSDHERTFVMVKPDAFARGLVGEVVSRLEDRGLKLVGIKVENMPRERAEEHYSEHEDKPFYDDLVDFITSGPVVPMVWEGQDATRQVRQMIGETDPLEAAPGTIRGDYALDLGRNVVHAADHEDEGANEREIAIHFDDDELIDYEQHDAEWLYE encoded by the coding sequence CGACGCCTTCGCGCGCGGCCTCGTGGGCGAGGTCGTCTCCCGCCTCGAGGATCGCGGGCTCAAGCTCGTCGGCATCAAAGTCGAGAACATGCCCCGCGAGCGGGCCGAGGAACACTACAGCGAGCACGAGGACAAGCCGTTCTACGACGACCTCGTCGACTTCATCACCTCGGGCCCAGTCGTCCCGATGGTCTGGGAAGGCCAGGACGCGACCCGACAGGTCCGCCAGATGATCGGCGAGACCGACCCGCTCGAGGCTGCGCCCGGCACGATCCGTGGCGACTACGCGCTCGACCTCGGTCGGAACGTCGTTCACGCCGCCGACCACGAGGACGAGGGCGCGAACGAGCGCGAGATCGCGATCCACTTCGACGACGACGAACTGATCGACTACGAGCAACACGACGCCGAGTGGCTCTACGAGTAA
- a CDS encoding RNA ligase, whose product MDRDAYLERLDATTDDAADLFEHFERRSVAGRTHHVLTAARHGIERGTVIVEEADVVVRGYPSVPRILVLDTGVPSFFEASERVAIEEKLDGFNVRIADLGDPLAFTRSGFVCPYTTDRARDLLALEDFFADHPEKTICAELIGPETPYTTHDYASVDSHDFRAFDIRDREAGEALPVPERRELCAAYDFGQPRLFGYAEPSNAVPAVRDAIEELDAAGREGVVIKSADGATMVKYTTESQHHDELAYAFSLPFDYGRDFVFSRIVRDAFQAAEFDEDDDRLQQRARDLGESILRPMVATIRDVADGEPVGDRHTVRGDPDAIDALFAHLHDQSMTIDLEDDRLEDGDRVVEFVKVAESSRDRIAHYLDGGLRHE is encoded by the coding sequence ATGGATCGGGACGCCTACCTCGAGCGGCTCGACGCCACCACCGACGACGCCGCGGACCTCTTCGAGCACTTCGAGCGGCGGTCGGTGGCCGGACGGACCCACCACGTCCTCACCGCCGCGCGCCACGGCATCGAGCGCGGGACGGTTATCGTCGAGGAGGCCGATGTCGTCGTCCGCGGCTATCCGAGCGTGCCACGAATCCTCGTGCTCGATACCGGCGTCCCGTCGTTTTTCGAGGCGAGCGAGCGCGTCGCGATCGAGGAGAAGCTCGACGGCTTCAACGTCCGAATCGCGGATCTGGGCGACCCCCTCGCGTTTACCAGAAGCGGCTTCGTCTGCCCGTACACGACGGACCGAGCGCGCGACCTACTGGCGCTCGAGGACTTCTTCGCCGACCACCCCGAGAAGACGATCTGTGCCGAACTGATCGGCCCGGAGACGCCGTACACGACCCACGACTATGCGAGCGTCGACTCCCACGATTTCCGGGCGTTCGATATCCGCGACCGCGAGGCCGGCGAGGCGCTCCCGGTGCCCGAGCGACGCGAACTGTGCGCGGCGTACGACTTCGGTCAGCCTCGTCTCTTCGGGTATGCAGAGCCGTCCAACGCCGTTCCGGCAGTCCGGGACGCCATCGAGGAACTTGACGCCGCGGGCCGGGAGGGGGTCGTTATCAAATCGGCGGACGGGGCGACGATGGTCAAGTACACGACCGAGTCCCAGCACCACGACGAACTCGCCTACGCGTTCTCGCTCCCCTTCGACTACGGCCGCGATTTCGTCTTCTCGCGGATCGTTCGCGACGCGTTTCAGGCCGCCGAGTTCGACGAGGACGACGACCGATTGCAGCAGCGAGCGCGGGATCTCGGCGAATCGATCCTCCGCCCGATGGTGGCGACCATCCGGGACGTCGCCGACGGCGAGCCCGTCGGCGACCGGCACACCGTCAGGGGCGATCCGGACGCGATCGACGCGCTGTTCGCCCACCTGCACGATCAGTCGATGACGATCGACCTCGAGGACGACCGCCTGGAAGACGGGGATCGCGTCGTCGAATTCGTGAAGGTGGCCGAGTCGAGCCGCGATCGGATCGCACACTATCTGGACGGCGGACTGCGACACGAGTAG
- a CDS encoding RNA ligase partner protein, producing the protein MHGELPRQRFVLDTSLFITEEIRAEGESLEDAVDRLLDLIATARLELNISCYVPPSIHDELAAMLRERDVDEAVFSRLDTWVVRKSPDRYGVMIPANVVYNFIDEMSDRVDRGLRVSEKAIREVEQLDPDELTAGSDAEGANEYMTDADRILSDLRDKYRRALRQGVLDSREDFDLLILARELDAGVVTEDRGIISWADEFGLRYVRGGQFPMLLEEYLRATGLEDEE; encoded by the coding sequence ATGCACGGGGAACTGCCGCGCCAACGGTTCGTCCTTGATACGTCGCTGTTCATCACCGAGGAGATTCGCGCGGAGGGCGAGTCGCTCGAGGACGCCGTTGACCGCCTGCTCGATCTGATTGCGACCGCACGGCTCGAGCTCAACATCTCCTGTTACGTGCCGCCGTCGATCCACGACGAGCTCGCGGCGATGCTGCGCGAGCGCGACGTCGACGAGGCGGTGTTCTCGCGGCTCGACACGTGGGTCGTCCGCAAGAGCCCCGACCGATACGGCGTCATGATCCCGGCAAACGTCGTCTACAACTTCATCGACGAGATGAGCGACCGGGTCGACCGCGGCCTTCGCGTCTCGGAGAAAGCGATCCGCGAGGTCGAACAGCTCGACCCGGACGAGCTCACCGCCGGCTCGGACGCGGAGGGAGCAAACGAGTACATGACCGACGCCGATCGGATCCTCTCGGACCTGCGGGACAAGTACCGCCGTGCTCTTCGACAGGGCGTCCTCGACTCGCGGGAGGACTTCGACCTGCTGATCCTCGCTCGAGAACTCGATGCCGGCGTCGTCACCGAGGACCGCGGAATCATCTCCTGGGCCGACGAGTTCGGCCTCCGCTACGTCCGGGGCGGCCAGTTTCCGATGCTGCTCGAGGAGTACCTGCGAGCGACCGGGCTCGAGGACGAGGAGTAA